The following coding sequences are from one Corvus moneduloides isolate bCorMon1 unplaced genomic scaffold, bCorMon1.pri scaffold_94_arrow_ctg1, whole genome shotgun sequence window:
- the LOC116439062 gene encoding uncharacterized protein LOC116439062, producing the protein MWPVCAGMWPLCAGMWPVCSGMWPLCAGMWPLCSGMWPVCSGMWPLCAGMWPVCSGMWPLCSGMWPLCAGMWPICAGMWPLCSGMWPLCSGMWPVCSGMWPLCAGMWPLCAGMWPLCAGMWPLCSGMWPVCAGMWPLCSGMWPLCSGMWPVCSGMWPLCAGMWPLCAGMWPICAGMWPLCSGMWPLCSGMWPVCSGMWPLCAGMWPLCAGMWPLCAGMWPLCSGMWPVCAGMWPLCSGMWPVCSGMWPLCAGMWPLCAGMWPICAGMWPLCAGMWPLCSGMWPVCAGMWPLCAGMWPLCAGMWLLCAGMWPVCAGMWPLCSGMWPLCAGMWPVCSGMWPLCAGMWPLCAGMWLLCAGMWPVCAGMWPLCAGMWPLCSGMWPLCSGMWPLCAGMWLLCAGMWPICAGMWPLCAGMWPVCAGMWPLCSGMWPLCAGMWPICAGMWPLCAGMWPLCAGMWPVCSGMWPVCSGMWPLCSGMWPLCAGMWPLCSGMWPLCSGMWLLCAGMWPVCSGMWPLCAGMWPLCAGMWPLCSGMWPLCAGMWPVCAGMWPVCAGMWPLCSGTWPLCAGTWPLCAGMWLLCPGMWSLCPRAWSLCPGDVATLSWGMAIVLGFGHSAPGYGRSVLGHGHSDPGCGHSVLGHGHSVLGQGHSDLVCGHSVLGHGHSVLGQGHSDPGCGHSVLGTLSTCAGMATLPQDMATLSWDMTTLSWGHPHPALGPWPVCPGDIPTTLGTNPLPWGHPHPAPGHGHPGLGTSPLP; encoded by the exons atgtggccagtctgtgctgggatgtggccactctgtgctgggatgtggccagTCTGTTCTGGGATGTGGCcactctgtgctgggatgtggccgCTCTGTTCTGGGATGTGGCCAGTCTGTTCTGGGATGTGGCcactctgtgctgggatgtggccagTCTGTTCTGGGATGTGGCCACTCTGTTCTGGGATGTGGccgctctgtgctgggatgtggccaatctgtgctgggatgtggccaCTCTGTTCTGGGATGTGGCCGCTCTGTTCTGGGATGTGGCCAGTCTGTTCTGGGATGTGGCcactctgtgctgggatgtggccgctctgtgctgggatgtggccgctctgtgctgggatgtggccgCTCTGTTCTGGGATGTGGCCagtctgtgctgggatgtggccgCTCTGTTCTGGGATGTGGCCGCTCTGTTCTGGGATGTGGCCAGTCTGTTCTGGGATGTGGCcactctgtgctgggatgtggccgctctgtgctgggatgtggccaatctgtgctgggatgtggccgCTCTGTTCTGGGATGTGGCCGCTCTGTTCTGGGATGTGGCCAGTCTGTTCTGGGATGTGGCcactctgtgctgggatgtggccgctctgtgctgggatgtggccgctctgtgctgggatgtggccgCTCTGTTCTGGGATGTGGCCagtctgtgctgggatgtggccgCTCTGTTCTGGGATGTGGCCAGTCTGTTCTGGGATGTGGCcactctgtgctgggatgtggccgctctgtgctgggatgtggccaatctgtgctgggatgtggccactctgtgctgggatgtggccgCTCTGTTCTGGGATGTGGCCagtctgtgctgggatgtggccactctgtgctgggatgtggccgctctgtgctgggatgtggctgctctgtgctgggatgtggccagtctgtgctgggatgtggccgCTCTGTTCTGGGATGTGGccgctctgtgctgggatgtggccagTCTGTTCTGGGATGTGGCcactctgtgctgggatgtggccgctctgtgctgggatgtggctgctctgtgctgggatgtggccagtctgtgctgggatgtggccgctctgtgctgggatgtggccgCTCTGTTCTGGGATGTGGCCACTCTGTTCTGGGATGTGGccgctctgtgctgggatgtggctgctctgtgctgggatgtggccaatctgtgctgggatgtggccgctctgtgctgggatgtggccagtctgtgctgggatgtggccgCTCTGTTCTGGGATGTGGccgctctgtgctgggatgtggccaatctgtgctgggatgtggccactctgtgctgggatgtggccgctctgtgctgggatgtggccagTCTGTTCTGGGATGTGGCCAGTCTGTTCTGGGATGTGGCCACTCTGTTCTGGGATGTGGccgctctgtgctgggatgtggccgCTCTGTTCTGGGATGTGGCCGCTCTGTTCTGGgatgtggctgctctgtgctgggatgtggccagTCTGTTCTGGGATGTGGccgctctgtgctgggatgtggccgctctgtgctgggatgtggccgCTCTGTTCTGGGATGTGGccgctctgtgctgggatgtggccagtctgtgctgggatgtggccagtctgtgctgggatgtggccaCTCTGTTCTGGGACGTGGCCGCTCTGTGCTGGGACGTGGccgctctgtgctgggatgtggctgcTCTGTCCTGGGATGTGGTCACTCTGCCCCAGGGCATGGTCACTCTGTCCTGGGGACGTGGCCACTCTGTCCTGGGGTATGGCCATTGTCCTGGGATTTGGCCACTCTGCCCCGGGATATGGCCGCTCTGTCCTGGGGCATGGCCACTCTGACCCAGGATGTGGCCACTCTGTCCTGGGGCATGGCCACTCTGTCCTGGGGCAGGGCCACTCTGACCTGGTATGTGGCCACTCTGTCCTGGGGCATGGCCACTCTGTCCTGGGGCAGGGCCACTCTGACCCGGGATGTGGCCACTCTGTCCTGGGGACACTGTCCACCTGTGCTGGGATGGCCACTCTGCCCCAGGACATGGCCACTCTGTCCTGGGATATGACCACCCTGTCCTGGGGACATCCCCACCCTGCCCTAGGGCCGTGGCCAGTGTGTCCTGGGGACATCCCCACTACTTTGGGGACCAACCCCCTGCCTTGGGGAcatccccaccctgccccaggAC ATGGCCACCCTGGCCTGGGGACATCCCCCCTGCCCTGA
- the FIS1 gene encoding mitochondrial fission 1 protein — translation MDPEFDDVVAVEDLMALERRYAAERQQGALSRQCRFEYGWGLVRSRYQEDIARGVALLAELLPETPPEEQRDVLFYLALGNYRLKEYERSLEHLERLLAAEPQNPQVLRLRSRVRSRLRRDGLVGAAIVGGVVMGVAGLLGVAISRATRH, via the exons ATGGACCCCGAGTTCGACGATGTGGTGGCGGTGGAGGATCTGATG GCGCTGGAGCGGCGCTACGCTGCGGAGCGCCAGCAGGGGGCGCTGTCGCGGCAGTGCCGGTTCGAGTACGGCTGGGGACTCGTCCGGAGCCGCTACCAGGAGGACATCGCCCGCGGGGTGGCGCTGCTGGCCG agctgctgcccgAGACCCCCCCGGAGGAGCAGCGCGATGTCCTGTTCTACCTGGCCCTGGGCAACTACCGGCTCAAG GAGTACGAGCGCTCGCTGGAGCACCTGGAGCGGCTCCTGGCAGCGGAGCCCCAGAACCCGCAGGTGCTGCGCCTGCGGAGCCGCGTCCGGAGCCGCCTGAGGCGCG aCGGGCTGGTGGGCGCGGCCATCGTGGGGGGCGTGGTCATGGGCGTGGCCGGGCTGTTGGGCGTGGCCATCTCTCGCGCCACCCGGCACTGA